The sequence AACCGATGTTGAAGGCCTGCGCCCAACAACCGATCGCGTCAAAGAAACCGTCTTTAATTGGCTCGCTCCCTATGTCAGCGAAGCGCGCTGTTTAGATCTATTCGCTGGGAGCGGTGGTTTGTCTTTTGAAGCGCTATCTCGTTATGCCGACAGCGCTCTGCTGTTAGAAAAAGATCGTAACGCAGCGATGCAGCTTAAGAAAAACCTCACTACCTTAAAGTGTGACAACGGTGAAGTTAAAAACACAGACAGTATAAAATTTTTAAGCGCGTCGTCATCACAGCAATTTGATCTAGTCTTTATCGACCCACCATTTCGTAAGAACCTGCTCGAACAAAGCTGCCAATTATTAGAAAGCAACCATTGGCTGAGCGAA comes from Psychrobium sp. MM17-31 and encodes:
- the rsmD gene encoding 16S rRNA (guanine(966)-N(2))-methyltransferase RsmD; translated protein: MAAGKGGSGQVRIIGGQWRSRKLPVTDVEGLRPTTDRVKETVFNWLAPYVSEARCLDLFAGSGGLSFEALSRYADSALLLEKDRNAAMQLKKNLTTLKCDNGEVKNTDSIKFLSASSSQQFDLVFIDPPFRKNLLEQSCQLLESNHWLSEDAVIYIEMESELAGVNLPSNWSCLKEKTAGQVTFSLWQRN